One Actinosynnema pretiosum DNA segment encodes these proteins:
- a CDS encoding DUF4132 domain-containing protein — MGSRAAGGFAAPAAWHRGAHERRGGPSPCRAAVDRKAAERERARLPALDLEAIARDEGEHPWLRAEVAEELAGRASPLVAAARIRCARERPEPQVVDLWALDHGPVFAAVAALRTCWLTEGARMIEADARGSWWGRHTPLLRRARALLAAASDEDYAAAVTALDGERRGARTSVIAAYLVPDQPGWVDRAVEALGALDDLDAWQLLLHSVDSLDQLREVLRLAGSEALRSPEVLHTLGTVIGPDLAPLITHLLPDTFGYRATGEQVRAMLVEFATAPAFTALLADLLGGGVPISALEVARKEPRMALERFAAAGEPARELLLDHLRVHPDLLASAPAWAREVLVPELAARSAVPDAVDAELPAALVTPPWEVARELPEPLVVPGVPVPDERSVVWRAGLREVWAVRSPYTGSSPDSRWERYPELFERGELSASQQFHWFAQGPLDQVLPRVADWTLPELNRYSGELVQVLLNRFEAGAFGLALDYARNPAARAYDVVLPLVSVEVARLVAARLDGPRAARPVSVRWVRAHPEAAARLLLADAVGEPGERRAAAEAVLRMVPGQARAAAARHGDEVVEAVERVLSVDPVDLVPSPVPDPGWWCPPEGLPRLLLRGGGRVLPDRAVRHVTTMLAMTVPGRHYAGVDVVREVCDPESLARFAEALLDRWIAHGLPARGRWALFALGAVGDDAVVRRLVPLITAWPGQSQHHNAVAGLDVLAGIGSEAALVALSGIARRARFTALKQKAGQKVAEVAEDLGLTPEQLADRLVPTFGLDEESALVLDYGARSFTVCFDEKLVPFALDGTGKRLKSLPRPGAKDDPELAPAEHRRFAALKKEVRAVAADQVARLERAMVAGRDWSAGEFTALLAGHPLVRHLVRRLVWTAGGTAFRVAEDGTAFRVAEDGTFADVADEPFELPEDARVTLPHPLRLPDLPQWSELFADYEVLQPFPQLARPVRRLTGPELAGRDLTRFVGAKTGTVPASVKRNWELGPPVDAGMILGVRRPLPGGASVWVELDPGLFTDRWQDWSAQRVAEVRLSGVADFAAVDEVLVSEVAGELEAMTAG; from the coding sequence GTGGGAAGTCGGGCAGCAGGGGGGTTCGCCGCTCCGGCGGCGTGGCACCGGGGCGCGCACGAGCGGAGGGGCGGGCCCTCGCCGTGCCGCGCGGCGGTGGACCGGAAGGCGGCCGAGCGGGAGCGGGCGAGGCTGCCCGCCCTGGACCTCGAAGCGATCGCGCGGGACGAGGGGGAGCACCCCTGGCTGCGCGCCGAGGTCGCCGAGGAGCTGGCGGGCAGGGCGAGCCCGCTCGTCGCCGCCGCGCGGATCCGGTGCGCCCGCGAACGCCCGGAGCCGCAGGTCGTCGACCTGTGGGCGCTCGACCACGGCCCGGTCTTCGCGGCGGTCGCCGCGCTGCGCACCTGCTGGCTCACCGAGGGCGCGCGGATGATCGAGGCCGACGCCCGCGGCAGCTGGTGGGGCAGGCACACCCCGCTCCTGCGGCGGGCCCGCGCGCTGCTGGCGGCGGCGTCCGACGAGGACTACGCCGCCGCCGTCACCGCGCTGGACGGCGAGCGCCGGGGCGCGCGCACCTCGGTCATCGCCGCGTACCTCGTGCCGGACCAGCCCGGTTGGGTGGACCGGGCGGTCGAGGCGCTGGGCGCGCTCGACGACCTGGACGCGTGGCAGCTGCTGCTGCACTCGGTCGACTCGCTCGACCAGCTGCGGGAGGTCCTGCGCCTGGCGGGGAGCGAGGCGCTGCGCTCGCCCGAGGTGCTGCACACGCTCGGCACGGTCATCGGGCCGGACCTGGCTCCCCTGATCACGCACCTGCTCCCGGACACCTTCGGCTACCGGGCCACGGGCGAGCAGGTCAGGGCGATGCTGGTCGAGTTCGCCACCGCCCCCGCGTTCACGGCGCTCCTGGCCGACCTGCTGGGCGGCGGCGTGCCGATCTCCGCGCTGGAGGTCGCGCGCAAGGAGCCCCGGATGGCGCTGGAGCGGTTCGCGGCGGCCGGGGAGCCCGCGCGGGAGCTGCTGCTGGACCACCTGCGGGTGCACCCCGACCTGCTGGCATCCGCGCCCGCGTGGGCGCGCGAGGTCCTCGTCCCCGAGCTGGCCGCGCGGTCGGCGGTGCCCGACGCGGTCGACGCCGAGCTGCCCGCCGCGCTGGTCACCCCGCCCTGGGAGGTGGCCCGCGAGCTGCCGGAACCGCTGGTGGTTCCGGGGGTCCCGGTGCCCGACGAGCGGTCCGTGGTGTGGCGGGCCGGGCTGCGGGAGGTGTGGGCGGTCAGGAGCCCGTACACCGGGAGCTCCCCCGACTCCCGCTGGGAGCGCTACCCCGAGCTGTTCGAGCGGGGTGAGCTGAGCGCGAGCCAGCAGTTCCACTGGTTCGCGCAGGGGCCGCTCGACCAGGTGCTGCCCAGGGTCGCCGACTGGACCCTGCCCGAGTTGAACCGGTACTCCGGCGAGCTGGTCCAGGTGCTGCTGAACCGGTTCGAGGCAGGCGCGTTCGGGCTCGCGCTCGACTACGCCCGCAACCCGGCGGCGCGCGCCTACGACGTGGTGCTGCCGCTGGTGTCGGTGGAGGTCGCCCGGCTGGTCGCCGCGCGGCTGGACGGCCCGAGGGCGGCGCGGCCGGTGTCGGTCCGGTGGGTGCGCGCGCACCCCGAGGCGGCGGCCCGGTTGCTGCTGGCGGACGCAGTCGGCGAGCCAGGGGAGCGCAGGGCGGCGGCGGAGGCCGTGCTGCGGATGGTGCCGGGGCAGGCGCGGGCCGCCGCCGCGCGGCACGGCGACGAGGTGGTGGAGGCGGTGGAGCGGGTGCTGTCGGTGGACCCGGTGGACCTGGTGCCGTCCCCGGTGCCCGACCCCGGCTGGTGGTGCCCGCCGGAGGGGCTGCCCAGGCTGCTGCTGCGCGGCGGCGGGCGGGTGCTGCCGGACCGGGCGGTGCGGCACGTGACGACCATGCTGGCCATGACCGTGCCCGGTCGGCACTACGCCGGGGTGGACGTGGTGCGCGAGGTGTGCGACCCGGAGTCGCTGGCGCGCTTCGCGGAGGCCCTGCTCGACCGGTGGATCGCCCACGGCCTGCCCGCGAGGGGGAGGTGGGCGCTGTTCGCGCTGGGGGCGGTCGGCGACGACGCGGTGGTGCGGCGGCTGGTGCCGCTGATCACCGCGTGGCCGGGGCAGTCGCAGCACCACAACGCGGTAGCCGGGCTGGACGTGCTGGCCGGGATCGGCAGCGAGGCCGCGCTGGTGGCGCTGAGCGGGATCGCGCGGCGGGCGAGGTTCACGGCGCTCAAGCAGAAGGCCGGGCAGAAGGTCGCCGAGGTCGCCGAGGACCTGGGGCTGACCCCCGAGCAGCTCGCCGACCGCCTGGTGCCCACCTTCGGCCTCGACGAGGAGAGCGCGCTGGTCCTGGACTACGGGGCGCGCTCGTTCACGGTCTGCTTCGACGAGAAGCTCGTCCCGTTCGCGCTCGACGGGACGGGCAAGCGGCTGAAGTCCCTGCCCAGGCCCGGCGCGAAGGACGACCCGGAGCTGGCCCCCGCCGAGCACCGGCGGTTCGCGGCGCTGAAGAAGGAGGTCAGGGCCGTCGCGGCGGACCAGGTGGCGCGCCTGGAGCGGGCGATGGTGGCCGGGCGGGACTGGAGCGCGGGGGAGTTCACCGCGCTGCTGGCCGGGCACCCGCTGGTGCGGCACCTGGTGCGCAGGCTGGTGTGGACCGCGGGCGGCACGGCCTTCCGGGTGGCCGAGGACGGCACGGCGTTCCGGGTGGCCGAGGACGGCACGTTCGCCGACGTGGCCGACGAGCCGTTCGAGCTGCCGGAGGACGCGCGCGTCACCCTGCCGCACCCGCTGCGCCTGCCGGACCTGCCGCAGTGGTCGGAGCTGTTCGCGGACTACGAGGTCCTGCAGCCGTTCCCGCAGCTGGCCAGACCGGTCCGCAGGCTCACCGGGCCGGAGCTGGCCGGGCGCGACCTGACCCGGTTCGTCGGCGCGAAGACCGGGACGGTGCCCGCGTCGGTGAAGCGCAACTGGGAGCTGGGGCCGCCGGTGGACGCCGGGATGATCCTCGGCGTGCGCCGCCCGCTGCCGGGCGGGGCGTCGGTGTGGGTGGAGCTCGATCCGGGCCTGTTCACCGACCGCTGGCAGGACTGGTCGGCGCAGCGGGTGGCGGAGGTGCGGCTGAGCGGGGTGGCGGACTTCGCGGCGGTGGACGAGGTGCTGGTGTCGGAGGTGGCGGGGGAGCTGGAGGCCATGACGGCGGGGTGA
- a CDS encoding helix-turn-helix domain-containing protein: MEITALHADRALVLALPAGALRAGTGEVARALLAATPAGALPPLVVLDVRGAGVLAVGSARAVVAFARRCAERGSRCALLVEPGGALDRVVLDAVDPAGVLARRTSLEAALAQAAAPVPVPVPEERSPVEHVVDVSDDEAAEELLSATYTRLVLRSSGPQRGLRLASASLGEVRFDEVELRAAVDAEVDPLGSYVFGLVRSGRIDTGSADGPRAHGPGDAFLAARPDDPHRVTVERGELSVTVLPTSLLQQVAPGPEPVRFTGYAPVTPEAARGWTATRDHLRAELLADPELLTNPLVVGHASRLLAATALATFPNSTTPDPTVEDRLDAHPDALRRALAFIDANPDRDLTTSDVARAARVSARAVQLAFRRYLGTTPMAYLRQVRLDHARVDLSSATTGEDTVTRIAAKWGYGRASVFAARYRAAYGVSPSQTLRES, from the coding sequence GTGGAGATCACCGCGCTGCACGCGGACCGGGCGCTGGTGCTGGCGCTGCCCGCCGGGGCCCTGCGCGCCGGGACGGGCGAGGTCGCGCGGGCGCTGCTCGCGGCCACCCCCGCCGGGGCGCTGCCGCCGCTGGTGGTGCTCGACGTGCGCGGGGCCGGGGTGCTCGCGGTGGGGTCGGCGCGGGCGGTGGTGGCGTTCGCCCGCAGGTGCGCGGAGCGCGGGAGCCGGTGCGCGCTGCTGGTGGAGCCGGGCGGCGCGCTGGACCGGGTCGTGCTGGACGCGGTGGACCCCGCCGGGGTGCTGGCCAGGCGCACCAGCCTGGAGGCCGCGCTGGCGCAGGCCGCGGCGCCGGTGCCGGTGCCGGTGCCCGAGGAGCGCTCCCCCGTCGAGCACGTGGTCGACGTCTCCGACGACGAGGCCGCGGAGGAGCTGCTGAGCGCCACCTACACCAGGCTCGTCCTCCGGTCGAGCGGTCCCCAGCGCGGGCTGCGCCTGGCGTCCGCCTCGCTCGGCGAGGTCAGGTTCGACGAGGTGGAGCTGCGCGCTGCCGTCGACGCCGAGGTCGACCCGCTCGGCAGCTACGTGTTCGGCCTGGTGCGCTCCGGGCGGATCGACACCGGCTCGGCGGACGGGCCGCGCGCGCACGGCCCCGGCGACGCGTTCCTGGCCGCCCGGCCCGACGACCCGCACCGGGTGACCGTGGAGCGCGGCGAGTTGAGCGTGACCGTGCTGCCCACCTCGCTGCTCCAGCAGGTGGCCCCCGGCCCGGAGCCGGTCCGCTTCACCGGGTACGCGCCGGTGACCCCCGAGGCCGCGCGCGGCTGGACCGCCACCCGCGACCACCTGCGCGCCGAGCTGCTGGCCGACCCGGAGCTGCTGACCAACCCGCTGGTGGTGGGCCACGCCTCCCGCCTGCTGGCCGCGACGGCGCTGGCGACGTTCCCGAACAGCACGACCCCCGACCCGACGGTCGAGGACCGCCTCGACGCCCACCCGGACGCGCTGCGGCGGGCGCTCGCGTTCATCGACGCCAACCCCGACCGGGACCTGACCACCTCGGACGTCGCCAGGGCCGCCAGGGTGAGCGCCCGCGCCGTGCAGCTGGCGTTCCGCCGTTACCTGGGCACGACCCCGATGGCGTACCTGCGGCAGGTCCGGCTCGACCACGCGCGCGTGGACCTGTCCTCCGCGACGACGGGGGAGGACACGGTGACCAGGATCGCCGCGAAGTGGGGTTACGGCCGGGCCAGCGTGTTCGCGGCGCGCTACCGGGCCGCCTACGGGGTCTCGCCGTCCCAGACGCTGCGGGAGAGCTAG